One stretch of Longimicrobiaceae bacterium DNA includes these proteins:
- a CDS encoding 4-vinyl reductase: protein MLTFPPSTLAAVHRAARQDRSAAEAAALVRQVGFETGEGFLVAFSEWLAHHRQDPGADPSALAADDFWHHLSAFFSSLGWGRLEFEQLHEGVGELSSTEWAEAEVGAGARQPMCHFTTGMLADLLSRLIGSDLAVLEVACRSRGDGKCRFLLGSAEALQRVYEEVRQGQEVDAALQALA, encoded by the coding sequence ATGCTGACATTTCCCCCTTCCACCCTGGCGGCGGTGCACCGGGCCGCGCGCCAGGACCGTTCGGCGGCCGAGGCGGCCGCCCTGGTTCGGCAGGTCGGCTTCGAGACCGGTGAGGGTTTCCTGGTGGCCTTCAGCGAGTGGCTCGCGCACCACCGACAGGATCCGGGCGCGGACCCCTCCGCCCTGGCCGCGGACGACTTCTGGCATCACCTCAGTGCCTTCTTCAGCAGCCTGGGATGGGGCCGGCTGGAGTTCGAGCAGCTTCACGAGGGGGTGGGTGAGCTCAGCAGCACGGAATGGGCGGAGGCGGAGGTGGGCGCGGGGGCACGCCAGCCGATGTGCCACTTCACCACCGGCATGCTCGCCGACCTCCTCAGCCGCTTGATCGGCTCTGACCTCGCGGTGCTCGAGGTTGCCTGTCGCTCCCGCGGCGACGGTAAGTGCCGCTTCCTCCTGGGAAGCGCCGAAGCACTGCAGCGGGTCTACGAGGAGGTGCGCCAGGGACAGGAAGTGGATGCGGCGCTGCAGGCGCTGGCCTAG
- the mltG gene encoding endolytic transglycosylase MltG yields MKDRSSAPLLPTLLPALVMAALTGCGGDPDGEPIRFTVPQGAGFSTVTDTLARRQIIDWPLVFRLYGQMRGVAGDVKPGVYEVRPGTSWDEILEKLVEGDIVRAAVVVPEGWTSEQIARRIAALTNQPLDSVLPLMADSALVDSFGLPGPTLEGYLYPATYHLPVNVSPREAIGAMVKRYQQVWTPELRALADSAGLSEREVVTLASIVEKEAKRWTERDTIAAVYRNRLRIGMPLQADPTVQYALGSHQQRLLYSHIENVADHPYNTYTHAGLPPGPIASPSEGSIRAVLQPAEVDFLYFVARPDGTHEFTRSLAEHNRAKSRIRRELQMQAAEGS; encoded by the coding sequence ATGAAGGATAGATCCTCAGCACCTTTGCTGCCGACGCTCCTGCCCGCTCTGGTGATGGCGGCGCTGACGGGTTGCGGGGGCGACCCGGACGGCGAGCCCATCCGGTTCACCGTTCCGCAGGGAGCAGGCTTCTCGACGGTTACGGACACGCTCGCCAGGCGGCAGATCATCGACTGGCCGCTCGTCTTCCGCCTCTACGGGCAGATGCGCGGGGTGGCGGGCGACGTCAAGCCGGGGGTGTACGAGGTCCGGCCCGGCACCTCCTGGGACGAGATCCTCGAGAAGCTGGTCGAGGGGGACATCGTGCGCGCGGCGGTGGTGGTTCCCGAAGGATGGACGTCCGAGCAGATCGCCCGCCGTATCGCCGCCCTCACCAACCAGCCCCTCGATTCGGTCCTGCCGTTGATGGCCGATTCCGCGCTCGTGGATTCGTTCGGCCTCCCCGGGCCCACCCTGGAGGGGTACCTGTACCCCGCGACCTACCACCTTCCGGTGAACGTCTCGCCCCGCGAGGCCATCGGGGCCATGGTGAAGCGCTACCAGCAGGTCTGGACTCCCGAGCTGCGGGCGCTGGCCGATTCCGCCGGCCTCAGCGAGCGGGAGGTGGTGACCCTCGCCTCCATCGTCGAGAAAGAGGCGAAGCGATGGACCGAGCGGGACACGATCGCGGCGGTATACCGGAATCGGCTGCGCATCGGCATGCCGCTCCAGGCGGATCCCACCGTGCAGTACGCGCTCGGCTCGCATCAGCAGCGGCTGCTCTACTCGCACATCGAGAACGTCGCGGACCACCCGTACAACACCTACACTCACGCGGGATTACCGCCGGGCCCGATCGCCTCACCCAGCGAGGGCTCGATCCGGGCAGTCCTGCAGCCGGCCGAGGTGGACTTCCTCTATTTCGTCGCGCGTCCCGACGGCACCCACGAGTTCACGCGCTCCCTCGCGGAACACAATCGGGCCAAGAGCCGCATCCGGCGGGAGCTGCAGATGCAGGCCGCCGAGGGGTCATGA
- the ruvX gene encoding Holliday junction resolvase RuvX, protein MSRIAALDYGQRRIGVALSDPSGTIAYPLKTLLRRPGKRPPWAELTGLLREYEVEEVVVGLPLDLAGEEGEWAEEVRRFGAELARRTSLPVHWVDERLTSVRAERTVRGMGLKKTEREEKGRVDATAAALILEAYLATASKKQAHEG, encoded by the coding sequence GTGAGTCGCATCGCCGCGCTGGACTACGGACAGCGGCGCATCGGCGTGGCGCTGTCCGATCCTTCCGGTACCATCGCCTACCCCTTGAAGACCTTGCTCCGCCGGCCGGGGAAGAGACCCCCCTGGGCGGAGCTCACCGGCCTGCTCCGGGAATACGAGGTGGAGGAGGTCGTCGTGGGCCTACCGCTCGACCTTGCTGGGGAAGAGGGAGAGTGGGCGGAAGAGGTGCGCCGTTTCGGGGCGGAGCTGGCGCGGCGCACCTCGCTGCCGGTGCACTGGGTAGACGAGCGGCTCACCTCAGTCCGGGCGGAACGAACGGTGCGCGGGATGGGCCTCAAGAAAACTGAGCGGGAGGAGAAGGGTCGGGTGGACGCTACCGCCGCGGCATTGATCCTCGAGGCGTACCTCGCAACGGCTTCAAAGAAGCAGGCTCATGAAGGATAG